One genomic region from Thermoplasmatales archaeon encodes:
- a CDS encoding glycosyltransferase family 2 protein, translating to MGISNPEEMDVLIRTFNSGDTIRDCLTSVENHIPKRKIIVADHNSTDDTVSIAKSFGAEVHEEEVGLGYATKMLISLAETRYVLFVDGDITIVNPNFAKDAKELFKIKNTGAVVGCALGHDFLFGIPLGLTLMPLELLKKIDMPDSIQGRETFYFEELMRKNSLKVRYVRDSMIHRSTYRKYRYWPEWQGAQIRFTPSGHFRQLVNALTVVFMMHINSKSKKNFLYSPIYYLKLLNGYSNPRKWGSIDRRIIEPELRKNE from the coding sequence ATGGGTATTTCGAATCCTGAAGAGATGGACGTTCTTATCCGGACATTTAACTCGGGCGACACCATACGCGATTGTCTGACTTCGGTAGAGAACCACATCCCAAAAAGAAAAATAATTGTTGCGGATCATAACAGCACCGATGATACGGTTTCCATAGCGAAAAGTTTTGGTGCAGAAGTACACGAGGAAGAGGTTGGCCTGGGTTACGCAACAAAGATGTTAATTTCGCTTGCTGAAACTAGGTATGTTCTCTTCGTTGACGGCGATATCACTATAGTAAATCCTAACTTCGCTAAAGATGCCAAGGAACTATTTAAGATAAAGAACACTGGAGCCGTTGTTGGGTGTGCCCTCGGGCACGATTTTCTCTTCGGTATCCCACTGGGGCTAACGCTTATGCCTCTCGAACTTCTGAAAAAGATCGATATGCCAGATAGCATCCAGGGCCGGGAGACTTTCTATTTTGAAGAACTGATGAGAAAGAATTCCCTGAAGGTTCGTTATGTGAGGGATTCCATGATCCACCGGTCCACATACAGAAAGTACCGCTACTGGCCTGAATGGCAGGGGGCACAGATAAGGTTCACACCTTCTGGTCATTTCAGGCAACTGGTAAACGCATTAACGGTCGTATTCATGATGCACATCAACAGTAAGAGCAAGAAGAACTTTCTCTATTCACCGATCTATTACCTCAAATTGCTGAACGGTTATTCCAATCCAAGAAAGTGGGGGTCGATTGACAGAAGGATCATAGAGCCGGAGCTGAGGAAGAATGAATAG
- a CDS encoding methyltransferase domain-containing protein — MLSRAITLIQNENESSLSLDVRGKLVRLAFVYEDDTIFVISTDSGARWPSHILRERSAALDLMGQKRKGVPYLIGDLTEKREVIQKFTNKYGDAYVSKYFSHPSRIIKIKLGIDGGLDKENYYEWLEEEFDTVADDYDEHIFGNIVNVLLRNRSLKVLRQYLPKNSSILEIGCGTGAETLELLKDGHSVLAVDISGRMLQNIKEKAKLEGLNDKLETRKMSASMIDILLREEGEQMFDLGYSTYGALNCEPHIEKMARPLSLLLKKDGHFVAGVYNKFCLSELMIQLSSMKFNQLSWRFRNPVPEGRSRFCIDVYSFTPSEFFRIFSDYFNVSEIIGVPVIFPPSNYKKLFPFIKNRYRQMNWLDEKLSGVWPTKFLGDHFLMVMGQKLLE, encoded by the coding sequence TTGTTAAGTAGAGCAATTACGTTAATTCAGAATGAAAATGAAAGCTCGCTCTCCCTGGATGTACGGGGTAAGTTGGTCAGGCTTGCGTTTGTCTATGAAGACGACACCATATTCGTCATTTCTACCGATTCAGGTGCAAGATGGCCTTCCCATATCCTAAGGGAACGCAGTGCTGCATTGGACCTGATGGGACAGAAGCGGAAAGGAGTGCCGTATTTGATCGGGGATCTTACAGAGAAAAGGGAAGTAATTCAAAAATTTACCAACAAATACGGAGACGCATATGTATCAAAGTACTTTTCCCATCCTTCAAGGATCATAAAGATAAAGCTCGGAATAGATGGTGGCTTGGATAAGGAGAACTACTACGAATGGCTTGAAGAGGAGTTTGACACGGTTGCAGATGATTATGACGAACACATATTCGGCAACATAGTAAACGTATTACTTCGGAACAGATCCCTCAAGGTCTTGAGGCAATACCTTCCAAAAAACAGCAGTATCCTCGAGATAGGTTGCGGCACAGGCGCAGAAACTCTGGAATTGCTTAAAGATGGTCATAGCGTGCTCGCCGTAGACATCTCTGGAAGGATGCTTCAAAATATTAAAGAGAAAGCAAAATTGGAAGGCTTAAACGATAAGCTTGAAACGAGAAAGATGAGTGCATCCATGATCGATATCCTTTTGCGTGAGGAAGGAGAACAAATGTTCGATCTCGGATACTCTACCTATGGGGCTCTTAATTGCGAACCACACATTGAAAAGATGGCAAGACCCCTCAGTTTGCTTCTGAAGAAAGATGGCCATTTCGTGGCCGGAGTGTATAATAAATTCTGTTTATCTGAACTTATGATCCAGCTCTCTTCCATGAAATTTAACCAGCTTTCATGGAGGTTCAGGAATCCGGTACCTGAAGGTAGGTCGAGATTCTGTATCGATGTCTATTCATTTACGCCTTCGGAATTCTTTCGTATATTTAGCGACTACTTCAATGTAAGCGAGATAATTGGCGTTCCTGTTATATTTCCGCCATCAAATTACAAGAAATTGTTTCCGTTCATAAAGAACCGGTACAGACAAATGAACTGGCTGGATGAAAAGCTTTCAGGAGTGTGGCCGACGAAGTTTCTCGGAGATCACTTTCTAATGGTCATGGGTCAAAAACTGCTGGAATGA
- a CDS encoding GNAT family N-acetyltransferase: MNATKLLLRKPVETDIESMYIMLKNSLSPYLTINNSSSKNAQLIIDKSIGEDYVKKDVYLCLVAEINSIIAGWLAGSGKTDILSEHSCSLGDFYIEEIVVDSHYRRKGVGSFLLRGIPKDRLKDIVVDTPLINKPTIKFYEKSGFVKVLGLSEEFYKTWTRMSKPV, translated from the coding sequence ATGAATGCTACAAAACTTTTGTTAAGAAAGCCCGTAGAAACAGACATTGAAAGCATGTACATTATGCTGAAAAATTCGCTAAGTCCGTATCTGACTATTAACAACTCTTCCTCTAAGAATGCTCAATTGATCATTGATAAAAGTATCGGTGAGGATTATGTGAAAAAGGATGTTTATCTGTGTCTGGTCGCTGAGATCAATTCAATAATTGCGGGATGGCTGGCTGGAAGCGGCAAGACTGACATCCTCTCTGAGCATAGCTGTTCGTTAGGGGATTTTTATATCGAAGAGATAGTAGTCGATTCTCACTACAGAAGAAAAGGGGTCGGTAGCTTTCTGTTAAGGGGAATACCAAAAGATCGATTGAAAGATATTGTCGTAGATACACCGCTGATTAATAAACCGACTATCAAATTTTACGAGAAAAGCGGATTTGTAAAGGTTTTAGGATTATCAGAAGAATTCTATAAGACATGGACCAGAATGTCAAAACCTGTCTAA
- a CDS encoding class I SAM-dependent methyltransferase: MNDFSQLDFEKLWSGRDNVTRVENAIILSMIKSHTGSTALEIGAGKGRIANVISDYFGTYFALDYIPEFLMDIQVKDDQKKIIKIRGNLYKMPVSDNSIDVVLMIRVFNFLDEPQKALDEIYRVIRPGGIAVISFFNTGSVSEIFDTLFRNENDEYDHARSMKRDKVRVRRSNFTEYFYSRALFRHMAQNSGFFIREIRVSGMEDYRPFKYFPWQFFAGLSDILKFSKFIPHTFVLMSKSGKDNDLVFYEEDILCCPDCHSSINLDSLFSCSEVECTNCHHRVGFRDGIIFS, encoded by the coding sequence ATGAATGATTTTTCTCAACTTGACTTTGAGAAGCTGTGGAGCGGTCGCGATAATGTCACAAGGGTCGAGAATGCAATAATCCTTTCAATGATTAAATCACATACTGGCTCCACGGCTCTCGAGATTGGGGCCGGAAAAGGAAGGATTGCAAATGTAATTTCAGATTATTTTGGGACATATTTTGCCCTTGACTACATTCCAGAATTTTTAATGGATATCCAGGTTAAAGATGATCAGAAAAAGATTATCAAAATAAGAGGGAATCTGTATAAGATGCCCGTATCAGACAATTCAATAGATGTTGTTTTGATGATACGCGTATTCAATTTCCTGGACGAACCGCAGAAAGCACTTGACGAAATCTATCGGGTCATAAGGCCAGGTGGAATAGCGGTAATTAGCTTCTTCAATACGGGATCTGTATCAGAAATATTCGACACGCTGTTCAGAAACGAGAATGATGAATATGACCATGCGAGATCGATGAAAAGGGACAAGGTTAGGGTTCGTCGATCAAACTTTACGGAATACTTTTATTCAAGAGCGCTGTTTAGGCATATGGCCCAAAACTCAGGTTTTTTTATTCGTGAAATTCGCGTTTCAGGAATGGAAGATTACAGACCCTTCAAGTATTTTCCATGGCAATTCTTTGCCGGACTTTCCGATATTCTGAAGTTTTCTAAATTCATACCGCACACATTTGTTTTGATGAGTAAATCCGGAAAAGACAATGATTTGGTCTTTTATGAGGAGGATATCCTGTGCTGTCCAGACTGTCATTCTTCCATAAATTTAGATTCTTTATTTTCGTGCAGTGAAGTCGAGTGCACCAACTGCCACCACAGAGTCGGATTCAGAGACGGGATAATATTTTCCTGA
- a CDS encoding glycosyltransferase: protein MNEFTAVVISYDDGFTLYRLVKEILVSDVSRVVVMYGGHNGESKSLKGIQDKRLILEENEERLGKCECLNRALTHVTGDFVFVMSGDIEIDHGIFERAFSSFSDNVGVVVPKVQPRKERGMHGTLGAIIWKLHDIQLSYLSARGMNVHGGEFIGIRRSLLKTLPLVVNDDAYLCLSARSSGYYVVYNAGAIVHNFLPLNTYDLIRQRIRINFGHRQLLNMKMDPLVMSTMVLTNRKIFFDILRIYLKKYPQDAFILPFVFFIELFSITMAQIRIISGKSYLIWPLIKRNTQ, encoded by the coding sequence ATGAATGAATTTACCGCGGTAGTAATAAGCTATGATGATGGTTTCACCCTTTACAGACTAGTTAAGGAAATTCTCGTCTCCGATGTGTCACGCGTTGTCGTTATGTACGGAGGGCATAACGGGGAATCGAAATCACTTAAGGGAATCCAGGATAAGCGGTTGATTCTGGAGGAGAACGAAGAAAGATTGGGAAAATGTGAATGCCTTAACCGCGCCCTTACTCACGTTACCGGCGACTTTGTGTTTGTTATGTCTGGAGATATTGAAATCGATCACGGCATTTTTGAGAGAGCTTTCTCCTCATTCAGTGATAATGTTGGTGTAGTCGTTCCCAAGGTTCAACCAAGGAAAGAGCGGGGAATGCACGGCACCCTTGGGGCGATAATATGGAAGCTCCATGACATTCAACTGTCGTACCTTTCTGCAAGGGGAATGAATGTTCACGGTGGAGAATTTATAGGAATCAGGAGGTCCCTGCTCAAAACTCTCCCTCTCGTAGTGAATGATGATGCATATCTTTGTCTCTCAGCCAGAAGCAGTGGATATTATGTGGTTTATAATGCAGGCGCGATAGTGCACAATTTTTTGCCATTGAACACTTATGACCTGATTCGTCAGAGGATTAGGATCAATTTCGGACACAGGCAGCTCCTCAATATGAAAATGGACCCACTTGTCATGAGCACCATGGTTCTTACAAATAGAAAAATATTCTTTGACATTCTTAGAATTTATCTGAAAAAGTATCCCCAGGATGCGTTTATTCTTCCTTTTGTTTTCTTTATTGAACTATTCTCAATAACAATGGCTCAGATCCGTATCATTAGTGGAAAAAGTTATCTCATATGGCCTCTAATAAAGAGAAACACGCAATGA
- a CDS encoding DUF2079 domain-containing protein, whose product MFKNFLVKVYRSLTSDHCALSFAIALSAIFFVVYSYFSVLRYDSSNATAWDLGLHAQVLSSYLDGKFFYSFLLGKSLLAIHFQPFIFFLVPLYKVFPTPISLLILQSFFLSFSAVILFDLSFRIFKKRITDLRYSLLISFVLTLSYLISPLTFGSVMFDFHFLSFLPFFYFLAIDSFLTGKKITHLGSLALIVSLHSNFVYIVACILIFEFYLMRKGADYLEWKPMKTRNYQLMILLSSFVVLFIYLILSGLAKGIILVGFHKGLLMGLSHLSLLPPTSQVESAASTPIGLLIALFKSPAYVLGFVGANYLSKVYFFFIVIGTTGIISILYLPALIPIIPFLPLAIFSAYSPYYILGYQYSSMIQPIFYVSLPFSVIWLIGRIGKVKTAKFKNILKNYKPGIAAVIIASTLISIPFSPISPQGIYVGDSYGHLYSVYGYRSSPALNFLLEIRKDIPANAYILTQNNLMPYFSNYLHADSTPYSNTIEPNLGNFNYVIVQSSSSWASYSSVGYSLDSYANSYLQDGWKIMAEYSDYSILIIKKGSLSVPEAIIPLNESLTFHSSQSAGLVDNSLSKGYLFIPDLLPGNYTVSLRAPKGNSAYLFDSEVTISAKLSTTIKNSAIYTNFSTTSYGGVRFNLSTNYILQNIIITVDTINTPFNMYLGQARIIQVIA is encoded by the coding sequence ATGTTCAAGAATTTTCTTGTTAAAGTATACCGATCCTTGACTTCAGATCATTGTGCTCTTTCTTTTGCTATAGCGCTTTCTGCAATATTCTTTGTAGTCTACTCTTATTTCTCCGTGCTGAGATATGATTCTTCGAACGCAACTGCCTGGGATCTTGGTCTGCATGCCCAGGTTTTGTCGAGCTACCTTGATGGGAAATTCTTCTATTCTTTTCTTCTTGGAAAGAGTCTACTTGCTATTCACTTCCAGCCATTCATATTCTTTTTAGTTCCTCTTTACAAGGTTTTTCCGACACCCATATCGCTCCTAATTTTGCAGAGTTTTTTTCTATCTTTCTCTGCTGTGATTCTTTTCGATCTGTCTTTCAGAATTTTTAAAAAGAGAATTACGGATCTGAGGTACTCATTGCTAATATCTTTCGTCTTAACCTTATCCTACCTTATTTCACCGCTAACATTTGGTTCCGTGATGTTTGATTTTCACTTCCTTTCATTTCTTCCTTTCTTCTACTTTCTTGCAATAGATTCATTTCTGACCGGGAAGAAAATTACGCATTTGGGCAGTCTTGCCTTAATAGTCTCTCTTCATTCCAATTTCGTATACATTGTTGCATGCATACTAATTTTTGAATTCTATCTTATGCGTAAAGGCGCAGACTATCTGGAGTGGAAGCCCATGAAAACCCGAAATTATCAGTTGATGATCTTACTTTCTTCTTTTGTTGTTCTATTCATATACCTGATTCTGTCAGGGCTTGCGAAAGGAATAATACTTGTCGGCTTCCACAAAGGCCTCTTAATGGGCCTCTCGCACCTTTCCCTCCTTCCTCCGACCAGTCAGGTCGAATCTGCAGCCTCAACCCCAATCGGGTTACTGATAGCTCTCTTTAAATCTCCAGCTTATGTTCTCGGCTTTGTAGGCGCGAACTATCTTAGCAAGGTATACTTTTTTTTTATTGTTATAGGGACTACAGGAATAATCTCAATTTTGTATCTTCCTGCCCTAATCCCTATTATCCCGTTTCTTCCACTCGCAATATTCTCCGCCTATTCGCCCTACTATATTCTTGGGTACCAGTATTCCTCGATGATTCAGCCAATCTTCTATGTTTCTCTTCCATTTTCCGTGATATGGCTGATTGGACGGATTGGGAAGGTCAAAACAGCAAAATTTAAGAACATCTTGAAAAATTATAAACCGGGGATAGCCGCAGTCATCATTGCCTCAACTCTTATATCGATCCCGTTCTCTCCTATTTCCCCACAGGGCATCTATGTTGGCGATTCTTACGGGCATCTTTACAGTGTTTATGGTTATAGGAGCTCTCCTGCTTTGAACTTTCTCCTGGAAATCCGAAAGGACATACCGGCAAATGCATACATTCTCACGCAGAATAATCTCATGCCGTATTTTTCAAATTATTTGCATGCTGACTCTACGCCTTATTCCAATACAATCGAGCCAAATCTTGGAAATTTTAACTATGTTATAGTTCAATCTTCTAGTTCATGGGCAAGTTATTCCAGCGTTGGTTATAGTCTCGATAGCTATGCAAATTCCTATTTGCAGGACGGCTGGAAAATAATGGCGGAGTACTCCGATTACTCTATTCTGATTATCAAGAAGGGCTCGCTAAGTGTGCCTGAGGCTATTATTCCACTTAACGAGTCACTGACCTTCCATTCTAGCCAATCTGCTGGATTAGTGGACAATAGTTTATCGAAAGGTTATCTCTTCATTCCGGATCTGCTTCCAGGAAATTACACGGTGTCGCTGAGGGCGCCAAAAGGGAACTCTGCATACCTATTCGACTCAGAGGTTACTATCTCTGCCAAGCTGAGTACAACAATCAAAAATTCTGCGATATACACGAATTTTTCCACAACATCATACGGTGGGGTCAGATTTAACCTTTCGACCAATTATATCCTCCAAAATATCATTATTACGGTTGATACGATAAATACGCCTTTCAATATGTATCTGGGACAGGCCAGAATTATTCAGGTCATAGCCTAG